From a region of the Methylomonas rapida genome:
- a CDS encoding restriction endonuclease subunit S, giving the protein MIEQLAAMPGYEAYKDSGVEWLGEIPAHWKSQKLKFNSELRVSNVDKHSKKLELPVKLANYVDVYKNNFITDSIEFMEVTANQEEIERFSIKIDDVLITKDSEDWLDIGVPALVKYQEKNLLCGYHLAIIRSKYNTEGKFVFWALLAHYNRIQFSVKANGVTRFGISHGAIKNNWLALPPLPEQTAIAAFLDRKTAQIEQAVAIKEQQIALLKERKQILIQNAVTRGLDPNVPMRDSGVQWIGEIPAHWNLKKLKYIVRFVSGGTPSKDKAEYWNGIIPWVSPKDMKRLNIDSSIDYITDTAVKNTNIRLLDVGTILIVVRGMILAKKVPVALSKSLLTINQDMKGLIPSPDCLPEYLLYLLDGINGVLSTLLEESGHGTKTLPTEKLGLLPLGIPSKDDQSLIVTYIETQSAKIDQAISIQQQQIDKLKEYKATLINSAVTGKIRVPEVAA; this is encoded by the coding sequence ATGATTGAGCAACTGGCGGCAATGCCTGGTTACGAAGCTTATAAGGATTCCGGCGTGGAATGGTTGGGGGAGATTCCTGCGCATTGGAAATCTCAAAAACTAAAGTTTAATTCTGAATTACGAGTTAGTAATGTTGACAAACACAGCAAAAAACTCGAATTGCCGGTGAAGCTCGCAAACTATGTTGATGTTTATAAAAATAACTTCATCACCGATTCAATCGAGTTCATGGAGGTCACAGCTAATCAAGAAGAAATCGAGCGATTTAGTATCAAAATTGATGATGTGCTTATCACTAAGGACTCTGAAGATTGGTTAGATATTGGTGTGCCAGCGTTAGTTAAATATCAAGAGAAAAACTTACTGTGTGGCTATCATCTAGCGATAATTAGGAGTAAATATAATACTGAAGGGAAATTCGTATTTTGGGCGTTATTAGCGCATTACAATAGAATCCAGTTTAGTGTGAAGGCGAATGGTGTAACTCGATTTGGTATTTCACATGGAGCAATAAAAAATAATTGGTTGGCATTGCCACCTCTCCCGGAACAAACCGCCATCGCTGCCTTTCTGGATCGTAAAACAGCGCAAATCGAACAAGCCGTGGCGATCAAGGAACAACAAATCGCTCTGTTGAAAGAGCGCAAACAAATCCTGATTCAAAACGCCGTCACCCGTGGCCTTGACCCCAATGTACCAATGCGCGACTCTGGTGTGCAATGGATCGGCGAGATTCCAGCGCATTGGAATCTCAAAAAACTTAAATATATTGTAAGGTTTGTGAGCGGCGGCACTCCAAGCAAAGACAAAGCGGAATATTGGAACGGGATTATTCCATGGGTCTCTCCGAAAGATATGAAACGCCTAAATATTGATTCTTCAATAGATTATATTACAGATACAGCTGTCAAAAATACCAATATAAGGCTGCTAGACGTTGGAACCATTTTAATAGTTGTTAGAGGAATGATTCTGGCGAAAAAGGTTCCGGTAGCCTTGTCTAAATCGCTTTTAACAATCAATCAGGACATGAAAGGACTTATTCCATCTCCTGATTGCTTGCCTGAATATTTACTTTATCTATTAGATGGTATCAATGGAGTATTATCAACATTACTCGAAGAGTCTGGGCATGGTACAAAAACTTTACCTACAGAGAAACTAGGTCTGCTTCCATTAGGAATCCCTTCAAAAGACGATCAATCTTTAATTGTTACTTACATCGAAACCCAATCCGCCAAAATCGATCAGGCCATTTCTATCCAGCAACAGCAAATCGACAAACTCAAGGAATACAAAGCCACGCTGATTAATAGCGCCGTCACCGGCAAAATCCGCGTTCCTGAGGTTGCCGCATGA
- a CDS encoding type I restriction endonuclease subunit R, producing MVSKTTEKELEIAIEKQLTGTCLEAQKGVAEVGDLPFSPNHGYQLGLPQDFNARYAIDSKRFWAFLEHTQHEELEKLQKHGGDWRLKVLERFDKLIKKYGLLHLLKKGLSVDDATLHLMYPAPLVSSSEKVKQNFADNIFSSTRQVRYSLSNTLEEIDLVLFINGLPFATLELKNPWTGQTARYHGQKQYREDRDINQPLLQFGRCLVHMAVDTDEIYMTTKLAGPHTFFLPFNKGHNHGAGNPPNPNGHKSAYLWQAVFSKESVANIIQHFVRLDGSSKEPLDKRNLFFPRYHQLDVVRKLVAHASQNGVGQTYLIQHSAGSGKSNSITWAAYQLIEVYPSGQEKPLFDSVIVVTDRRLLDKQLRDNIKDFSEVKNIVAPAFKSSDLKSALEQGKKIIITTIQKFPKIIDGIADLSDKRFAVIIDEAHSSQSGSAHDNMNRAMGQSEQAEEELDVQDKILQAMQSRKMRGNASYLAFTATPKNTTLEKFGVKQPDGSFEPFHLYSMKQAIEEGFILDVLANYTTYKSYYEIQKSITDNPLFDSAKAQKKLRAYVERHQQTIAVKAEIMLDHFIPQMVNSKKLKGKAKGMVITQNIEAAIRYYRAISQLLKDRGNPFKVAIAFSGTKEVDGIEYSEAQINGFAENETRDYFDQDEYRLLIVANKYLTGFDQPKLSAMYVDKKLQGVLAVQALSRLNRAAPKWGKKTEDLFILDFFNSVDDIKTAFDPFYTATRLSEATDVNVLHELKDALDEVAVYEWFEVEQFVELYFSNADAQQLSPLIDTAADRFNQELALDELAKADFKIKAKQFVKIYGQMASIIPYEIVVWEKLFWFLKFLIPKLIVKDTNADQIDELLESVDLSSYGLERVKLNHHIGLDASETELEPQNPNLRGAHGGNQEHDPLDEIIRSFNERWFQGWGATPEEQRIKFINIADGIKAHPDFQEKYQNNPDVHTRILAFEKIFEDVILKNRRNELELYKLLANDPAFKAAMQQSLRQMVA from the coding sequence ATGGTCAGCAAAACCACCGAGAAAGAACTGGAAATTGCCATCGAAAAACAGCTGACCGGCACCTGTCTGGAAGCCCAAAAGGGTGTTGCCGAAGTGGGCGATCTGCCGTTCAGCCCCAACCACGGCTACCAACTCGGCTTGCCACAGGATTTCAACGCCCGTTACGCCATCGACAGCAAACGCTTTTGGGCCTTTCTGGAGCACACCCAGCATGAAGAGCTGGAAAAGTTGCAAAAGCACGGCGGCGATTGGCGGCTTAAAGTGTTGGAACGCTTCGATAAGCTGATCAAAAAATACGGCCTGCTGCATTTGCTGAAAAAGGGTTTGAGTGTCGACGATGCCACCTTGCACCTGATGTATCCGGCGCCGTTGGTTAGCAGTTCCGAAAAGGTGAAGCAGAACTTCGCCGACAACATTTTCAGCAGTACCCGCCAGGTGCGTTATTCCCTGAGCAATACTCTGGAGGAAATCGACCTGGTGCTGTTTATCAATGGCTTGCCGTTTGCCACGCTGGAACTGAAAAATCCCTGGACCGGCCAAACTGCGCGCTACCACGGCCAAAAACAATATCGCGAAGACCGCGACATCAATCAGCCTTTGCTGCAATTCGGCCGCTGCCTGGTGCATATGGCAGTGGATACCGATGAAATCTACATGACCACCAAATTGGCCGGGCCGCACACCTTTTTTTTGCCGTTCAACAAAGGCCATAACCACGGCGCCGGCAATCCGCCCAATCCCAATGGCCACAAAAGCGCCTACTTATGGCAAGCCGTTTTTAGCAAGGAGAGCGTCGCCAATATCATTCAACATTTTGTTCGACTGGATGGCAGCAGTAAAGAACCGCTGGATAAGCGCAACTTGTTTTTCCCGCGTTATCATCAACTGGATGTGGTGCGCAAACTTGTGGCACATGCGAGTCAAAACGGTGTTGGGCAAACCTATCTGATCCAACACTCGGCGGGATCGGGTAAATCCAATTCCATCACCTGGGCAGCCTATCAATTGATTGAAGTGTATCCGTCGGGTCAGGAAAAACCGTTGTTCGATTCGGTCATCGTCGTTACCGACCGCCGCCTGCTGGATAAGCAGTTGCGCGACAACATCAAGGATTTTTCCGAAGTCAAAAATATCGTCGCCCCGGCGTTTAAATCTTCGGATTTGAAAAGCGCCTTGGAGCAAGGCAAGAAAATCATCATCACCACCATCCAGAAGTTCCCAAAGATCATCGACGGCATCGCCGATCTGAGCGACAAACGCTTTGCGGTGATTATCGACGAGGCGCATAGCTCGCAGAGCGGTTCCGCGCACGACAATATGAACCGGGCGATGGGCCAAAGCGAGCAAGCTGAGGAAGAGCTGGATGTGCAGGACAAAATTCTGCAAGCCATGCAATCGCGAAAAATGCGCGGTAACGCCTCGTATTTAGCCTTTACCGCGACGCCGAAAAACACCACGCTGGAAAAGTTCGGCGTTAAACAGCCGGATGGCAGCTTTGAACCGTTTCATTTGTATTCCATGAAACAGGCGATCGAGGAAGGCTTTATCCTGGATGTGTTGGCCAATTACACCACCTATAAAAGCTATTACGAGATCCAGAAATCCATCACTGATAATCCGCTGTTCGACAGTGCCAAGGCACAGAAAAAGCTGCGCGCCTATGTCGAGCGCCATCAGCAGACCATTGCCGTGAAAGCGGAAATCATGCTCGACCATTTCATCCCGCAGATGGTCAACAGCAAAAAACTCAAGGGCAAAGCCAAGGGCATGGTGATTACCCAAAATATCGAAGCGGCCATTCGTTATTACCGGGCCATTAGCCAGCTATTGAAGGACCGCGGCAATCCGTTCAAGGTCGCCATCGCCTTTTCCGGCACTAAAGAAGTTGACGGCATCGAGTACAGCGAAGCGCAAATCAATGGTTTTGCCGAAAATGAAACCCGCGATTATTTCGATCAAGACGAGTACCGCTTGTTGATCGTCGCTAACAAATACTTGACCGGATTCGATCAGCCCAAGCTCAGTGCGATGTATGTCGATAAAAAATTGCAAGGCGTACTGGCGGTGCAAGCCTTGTCGCGATTGAACCGAGCAGCACCCAAGTGGGGTAAGAAAACCGAAGATTTGTTCATCCTGGATTTCTTTAATTCGGTAGACGATATTAAAACGGCCTTCGATCCTTTCTATACAGCCACGCGCTTGTCGGAAGCCACGGATGTCAATGTATTGCATGAGTTAAAAGATGCGCTGGACGAGGTGGCGGTGTATGAGTGGTTTGAGGTTGAGCAGTTTGTCGAACTGTATTTTAGTAATGCCGATGCCCAGCAGCTAAGCCCTCTGATCGATACGGCGGCAGACCGATTCAATCAGGAATTGGCGCTTGATGAACTGGCTAAAGCCGACTTCAAGATCAAGGCCAAGCAGTTTGTCAAAATCTATGGGCAAATGGCGTCTATCATCCCGTATGAAATTGTTGTTTGGGAAAAACTGTTCTGGTTTCTGAAGTTTCTAATCCCCAAGTTGATCGTGAAAGACACCAATGCGGATCAGATTGATGAATTGCTGGAGTCGGTGGATTTGTCGTCTTATGGTCTGGAGCGGGTCAAACTCAACCACCATATTGGCCTGGATGCCAGCGAAACCGAGCTGGAGCCGCAAAACCCCAATCTCCGTGGTGCGCATGGCGGCAATCAAGAACATGATCCGTTGGATGAAATCATCCGCAGCTTTAATGAACGCTGGTTTCAAGGCTGGGGCGCAACACCCGAAGAGCAACGCATCAAGTTCATCAACATCGCCGACGGTATCAAGGCACATCCTGATTTCCAGGAAAAATATCAAAACAATCCCGATGTTCATACCCGGATCTTGGCGTTTGAAAAGATATTTGAAGACGTGATACTCAAGAATCGCCGCAATGAATTGGAACTCTATAAATTGCTTGCCAACGATCCCGCATTTAAAGCCGCTATGCAGCAGAGTTTGCGGCAAATGGTGGCGTGA
- a CDS encoding type II toxin-antitoxin system VapC family toxin, with protein MKLLLDTHVFLWLRTAPGKIPEQVLAYYQDMDTDVFLSMASLWEMQIKHQLGKLELELPLSELVELQCLNNGLQILNIEPAHIYQLQSLPFHHNDPFDRMILAQAQVENLQLVSADSAFDRYGIDVLWQAVGKQ; from the coding sequence ATGAAGCTGCTGCTGGATACCCATGTATTCCTGTGGCTTAGAACCGCGCCGGGCAAGATTCCCGAACAGGTTTTAGCGTACTACCAGGACATGGATACCGACGTTTTTTTGAGTATGGCGAGCCTGTGGGAAATGCAAATCAAACATCAACTGGGCAAACTTGAGCTGGAATTACCGCTGAGCGAACTCGTTGAGTTGCAATGCCTGAACAACGGCCTGCAAATTCTCAATATAGAACCTGCCCATATCTACCAGTTGCAATCACTGCCATTTCATCACAACGATCCGTTTGATCGCATGATATTGGCGCAAGCCCAAGTCGAAAACTTGCAATTGGTCAGCGCCGACAGCGCTTTCGATCGCTACGGGATTGACGTGCTGTGGCAGGCGGTTGGCAAACAATGA
- a CDS encoding Fic family protein: MSALATLLAQADALLSQLQQYRDWDSRSVDKATDIEYTYDSNRIEGNTLTLRETDLVINKGLTIGGKPLVEHLEAINHYDAVELIREMASHDAQFNRHDLLTLHALVLRGIDKQYAGRLRDIPVMISGSRHTPPQPWLLEEQMVGYFEFYAQNRQSLHPIVLAAELHERLVTIHPFVDGNGRTARLVMNLILLQHGYPIAIIHGDTESRLAYYDALEQCNLGQDKQPFHGLITEKVIEALQRRLALVQQKE, from the coding sequence ATGAGCGCTTTAGCCACCTTGCTCGCACAAGCCGATGCTTTGCTGAGCCAATTGCAGCAATACCGCGATTGGGATAGCCGCAGCGTGGACAAGGCTACCGACATCGAATACACCTACGACAGCAACCGCATCGAAGGCAACACGCTGACCTTGCGCGAAACCGATCTGGTAATCAACAAAGGACTGACCATCGGCGGCAAGCCGCTGGTCGAGCATTTGGAGGCAATCAACCATTATGATGCAGTGGAGCTGATCCGCGAGATGGCCAGCCACGATGCCCAGTTTAATCGACACGACTTGTTGACCTTGCATGCCTTGGTCTTGCGCGGAATCGACAAACAGTATGCCGGGCGGCTTCGGGATATTCCGGTGATGATCAGCGGTAGCAGGCATACCCCGCCACAACCCTGGTTATTGGAAGAGCAGATGGTCGGGTATTTTGAGTTCTATGCGCAAAACCGGCAAAGCCTGCATCCGATTGTACTGGCCGCCGAGCTGCATGAACGGCTGGTGACCATTCACCCGTTTGTGGATGGCAATGGCCGCACCGCCCGCTTGGTGATGAATCTGATTTTGCTGCAACACGGCTACCCCATAGCCATTATTCACGGAGATACTGAATCCCGGCTGGCTTATTACGATGCCTTGGAGCAATGTAACTTGGGGCAGGATAAACAGCCTTTTCATGGTTTGATTACCGAGAAAGTCATCGAAGCTTTGCAGCGCCGATTAGCGCTAGTTCAACAAAAGGAGTAA
- a CDS encoding ATP-binding protein — protein MGSFALTRLILIDSYKPGTLQEVRLDGHTNLNGVNGAGKTTLLRLIPLFFGERPGRLVPKSKVTDSFAKHYLPNESSYIIFEYRRDQQICLVVIYASLNEEGLCYRFVDKGFDRDDFLETRLDGSCYPISCRDLKRHLDKRHINCSNQLTSCSDYRTVIQNLPHSKGQELRNLIARYSFCQGSAGRRLKDIEKIVSGMLQRSTDFADLREMLVNCIDENRDSISLDISMDKLEDWYKEYRAYQHSEAEREQAAELSELAAEQEQFKTRFGELHKRLLLLRERYRQQQQGQQERLANTEQSLRTVKSDWETQEQEMQSALARQRAELTSLDKQKTQLENEKAEWDAKDIQRSIRLAEQQPVFADNLAREQQHYEKLTSEVQDINAQFSAIKADTEKGYAEQRYQYERQIQEVRAEASQDEAKHRAEHNQVREQLRAANNGEQEKLHGSAGEVQGKLGALNAQIAQIQPDPELLQTREAKLELQQSLQLKLEEAKTEVAGINKRIKANQDEVESVLEQKRHHQTEKQSIDEAISRLKRQLDTEADTLLRFLREHQPGWTQDIAKVVNPELLLRDDLEPVLVEKPTGFYGVSLNLDVLSADLAADEQQIRALLSEHEHRLRELAGLDEQADQQLTALKKTDSQLRKQSQQAESEQGRLQTSLKGIQNELASLKLQIENSKRQRGQQLQSEKIAVEQTLADTKRQLEGLKRQLQDDEKQLAVELETVITRIKQTAEQQVEHVRQDIASLNSQEQQALQQLEQQRINSLKTRQIDVDALQQLEVRIDTLKKQLQTAKTAAETVSEYRRWEQLHWSGYAQLCSAARELTAELRQTEAQFAAAKQRYQQCSSELKAEQGRLITALQKLDQEMKTLEQLLDDCTPYARYAPNVVSFDESHTLALLQNEYRALSEAYKNQRRMLLAKLRHLKQTLARYPSTRPAQYYASQENELGLDIDETAWLSPILHWYDTAYQDLHSWLVNQANLFGSMIRDYQQTLEKFDRGIDSLSRRLTKHIDSNIRFDKIESVQGRLTSKVQSLGYWQQIVAFTKQYDDWNRNSDGCLPGESFAEMVRLVAEQMSGKGRVEMKLVSLLELEIIVSENGRSKRATHAEELQQISSHGLSYLILCVFFIALVNMIRKDQPLNIIWPMDELKELHQVNIEVLLELLSNNGITLLSAFPDPDPDVLRLFKNRYQVVGQRELVEMEIDDAYLAELAPMVRELANV, from the coding sequence ATGGGAAGTTTTGCATTAACTCGGCTGATTTTGATCGACTCGTATAAGCCCGGTACGCTACAAGAAGTACGCTTGGACGGCCACACCAATCTCAACGGCGTCAATGGTGCCGGTAAAACCACCTTGCTGCGATTGATTCCATTGTTTTTCGGCGAGCGGCCTGGGCGATTGGTGCCGAAAAGTAAAGTCACCGACAGCTTTGCCAAGCATTATTTGCCCAACGAGTCGTCTTACATCATTTTCGAGTATCGCCGCGACCAGCAAATCTGCCTAGTGGTGATCTACGCCTCACTCAATGAAGAAGGTTTGTGCTATCGGTTTGTCGACAAGGGCTTCGATCGCGACGATTTTCTGGAAACCCGACTCGATGGTTCTTGCTACCCGATCTCCTGTCGTGATCTGAAACGCCACCTGGACAAACGCCATATCAATTGCAGCAATCAGCTGACGTCTTGCAGCGACTATCGCACGGTGATTCAGAACCTGCCGCATAGCAAGGGCCAGGAATTGCGCAATCTGATTGCCCGTTACAGCTTTTGTCAGGGCAGCGCCGGCCGACGATTGAAGGATATAGAAAAGATCGTCTCCGGCATGTTGCAACGTTCGACCGATTTCGCCGACTTGCGAGAAATGCTGGTCAATTGCATCGACGAGAACCGCGATTCAATTTCCTTGGATATATCCATGGACAAATTGGAGGATTGGTACAAGGAATATCGCGCTTACCAACACAGCGAAGCCGAGCGGGAACAGGCGGCTGAACTGAGCGAACTTGCCGCCGAACAGGAACAGTTTAAAACCCGATTTGGTGAACTGCACAAACGCTTACTGCTGCTGCGGGAGCGTTATCGCCAGCAACAACAAGGGCAGCAAGAACGGCTGGCGAATACCGAGCAGTCGCTCAGAACTGTGAAATCCGATTGGGAGACTCAGGAACAAGAGATGCAATCGGCGCTGGCCAGGCAAAGAGCTGAGCTAACCAGTCTGGATAAGCAAAAAACCCAACTGGAAAATGAAAAAGCCGAATGGGACGCCAAGGACATACAGCGAAGCATCCGTCTGGCCGAGCAACAGCCTGTCTTTGCCGACAATCTGGCAAGGGAACAACAGCACTACGAGAAGCTAACTTCCGAAGTTCAGGACATCAATGCCCAATTCTCGGCGATCAAAGCCGACACGGAGAAAGGCTATGCCGAGCAGCGTTACCAGTACGAAAGGCAAATCCAGGAGGTCAGGGCTGAGGCTAGTCAAGATGAAGCCAAACATCGGGCTGAACATAACCAGGTCAGGGAGCAACTGAGAGCCGCGAATAATGGCGAACAGGAAAAGCTACATGGATCGGCCGGTGAGGTTCAGGGAAAGCTGGGGGCGCTGAATGCACAAATTGCGCAAATCCAACCTGACCCGGAATTACTCCAAACCAGAGAAGCCAAGCTAGAGCTTCAGCAAAGCCTGCAGTTAAAACTAGAAGAGGCCAAAACCGAAGTCGCAGGCATCAACAAGCGCATCAAAGCCAATCAGGATGAAGTCGAGTCCGTTCTGGAACAAAAGCGTCATCATCAGACAGAGAAACAGTCGATCGATGAGGCGATCAGCCGTCTAAAGCGGCAATTGGATACCGAAGCCGATACCTTGCTACGCTTTTTGCGCGAACATCAACCAGGCTGGACCCAAGATATTGCCAAAGTGGTTAATCCGGAATTGTTGCTGCGCGACGACCTGGAGCCGGTGTTAGTGGAAAAGCCGACGGGATTTTACGGCGTGTCGCTGAATCTGGATGTACTATCGGCGGATTTGGCGGCCGACGAACAGCAAATCCGTGCGTTGTTGTCCGAGCATGAACACCGATTGCGCGAATTGGCTGGTTTGGACGAACAGGCCGACCAACAACTGACTGCTTTGAAAAAGACCGACAGCCAATTGCGCAAGCAATCTCAGCAAGCCGAAAGTGAACAGGGGCGGCTGCAAACCAGCTTGAAAGGTATCCAAAACGAACTAGCTTCTTTGAAACTGCAGATTGAAAACAGCAAACGTCAGCGCGGGCAGCAGTTGCAATCCGAAAAAATAGCGGTCGAGCAAACGCTGGCGGACACAAAACGGCAACTGGAAGGCTTAAAACGGCAACTACAAGACGATGAAAAACAGCTTGCTGTCGAACTCGAAACCGTTATTACCCGGATTAAACAGACAGCAGAACAACAAGTCGAACATGTCAGGCAGGATATTGCCTCGCTAAACAGCCAAGAGCAGCAGGCACTGCAACAATTGGAACAACAACGGATTAACAGCCTGAAGACTCGGCAAATCGATGTCGATGCCTTGCAGCAGCTTGAGGTCCGAATCGATACTTTGAAAAAGCAGTTGCAGACCGCCAAAACCGCCGCTGAAACGGTGAGCGAATATCGGCGCTGGGAGCAGCTACATTGGTCGGGCTATGCCCAATTGTGCAGCGCGGCCCGTGAACTGACTGCCGAACTACGCCAAACGGAGGCACAGTTTGCTGCCGCCAAGCAACGCTATCAACAATGCAGCAGCGAATTGAAAGCAGAGCAGGGGAGGCTGATTACCGCTTTGCAGAAACTGGACCAGGAGATGAAAACGCTGGAGCAATTACTGGACGATTGCACACCCTATGCTCGTTATGCACCCAATGTCGTCAGCTTTGACGAATCCCACACCCTGGCCTTGTTACAAAACGAATATCGCGCTTTGAGCGAAGCTTACAAAAATCAGCGGCGAATGTTGCTGGCAAAGCTGAGGCATTTGAAACAGACCTTGGCGCGTTATCCCAGCACCCGACCGGCACAGTATTATGCCAGCCAGGAAAATGAACTCGGTCTGGACATTGACGAAACCGCCTGGTTGTCGCCAATTTTGCATTGGTACGATACAGCCTATCAGGATTTACATAGTTGGCTGGTCAATCAGGCCAACCTGTTTGGCTCCATGATTCGAGATTATCAGCAAACTCTGGAAAAATTCGATCGCGGCATAGACTCCCTGTCCAGACGACTGACCAAGCATATCGATAGCAATATTCGTTTCGATAAAATCGAAAGCGTCCAGGGCCGCTTGACGTCAAAAGTGCAGTCCCTGGGCTACTGGCAGCAAATCGTCGCCTTTACCAAGCAATACGATGACTGGAACCGGAACAGTGATGGCTGTTTACCCGGCGAGTCATTCGCTGAAATGGTACGTTTGGTGGCGGAACAAATGTCCGGCAAGGGCAGAGTGGAAATGAAGCTGGTCAGTCTGCTGGAACTGGAAATCATTGTCAGCGAAAACGGCCGCAGCAAACGTGCGACCCATGCCGAGGAATTACAGCAAATCTCCAGTCACGGCTTGTCGTATTTGATCTTGTGCGTATTCTTTATCGCTCTGGTCAACATGATACGCAAGGATCAACCCTTGAACATCATCTGGCCGATGGATGAGCTAAAGGAACTGCATCAGGTCAATATCGAGGTGTTGCTGGAGTTACTGAGCAATAATGGCATCACCTTGCTGTCGGCTTTTCCTGATCCCGACCCGGACGTGCTACGGTTGTTCAAAAATCGTTATCAGGTGGTCGGCCAGCGCGAACTGGTTGAGATGGAAATCGATGACGCTTATCTCGCGGAATTGGCGCCGATGGTCAGGGAGCTGGCAAATGTTTGA
- a CDS encoding HU family DNA-binding protein, with protein sequence MNKSELIDAIASHANLTKADAGRALDGITHSIQAALKAGDSVALVGFGNFEVKERAERIGRNPQTGEAITIAAAKLPSFKAGKGLKDAVQ encoded by the coding sequence ATGAACAAATCCGAACTCATCGACGCCATCGCCAGCCATGCCAACCTGACCAAAGCCGATGCCGGCCGCGCATTGGATGGTATTACCCATTCCATTCAAGCGGCATTAAAAGCAGGCGATTCCGTAGCGTTGGTGGGCTTTGGCAACTTCGAAGTGAAAGAACGTGCAGAGCGCATTGGTCGGAATCCACAAACTGGCGAAGCTATTACCATCGCAGCGGCTAAATTGCCATCGTTTAAAGCCGGCAAGGGCTTGAAAGACGCCGTTCAGTAA
- a CDS encoding DUF2490 domain-containing protein has product MFDVLLKRLLQGEFICEISDETGFRFLQQADNAQQVDEFLSRLQYRLSKTQNGLAYYTAYRQIDAGARRDIQRIFQQFRVELQPVVEWLDMMMACLHRDTVLSPGDTLSFGALLQVIESNQALADRLQTFGRFKDFVCTDDAVKSRLEKLLKTLDQWGYLHLSNRDTLIYQVTGKLDYFYQALQFIKEHEQLPITQDEDDVAQESLF; this is encoded by the coding sequence ATGTTTGACGTGCTACTGAAACGCTTGCTGCAAGGCGAGTTCATTTGTGAAATCAGCGACGAAACCGGCTTTCGTTTTTTACAGCAGGCCGACAACGCACAACAGGTCGACGAATTCTTAAGCCGATTGCAATACCGCTTGAGTAAGACTCAGAACGGCCTGGCGTACTATACAGCCTATCGACAGATCGACGCCGGCGCCCGCCGCGATATTCAACGAATCTTTCAACAATTTCGGGTGGAGTTGCAACCGGTGGTGGAATGGCTGGATATGATGATGGCCTGCTTACATCGCGATACCGTCTTGTCGCCTGGTGATACACTGAGCTTCGGGGCGCTATTGCAGGTCATCGAGAGCAATCAGGCTTTGGCGGATCGTTTGCAAACCTTTGGCCGCTTTAAAGACTTTGTCTGCACCGACGATGCCGTTAAAAGTCGTCTGGAAAAACTGCTGAAAACATTGGATCAATGGGGCTATTTGCATCTGTCGAACCGCGACACCCTGATTTATCAAGTGACCGGCAAGCTGGATTATTTCTATCAGGCGCTGCAATTCATCAAAGAGCATGAGCAATTGCCTATCACGCAGGACGAAGACGACGTGGCCCAGGAGAGTTTGTTTTGA
- a CDS encoding DUF2281 domain-containing protein has product MNSLQLAHEIEVLPPELQKQVFDFVAFLKKQQLKQQANKRTVGEYREKIRIADDFDEPLGDDFWLGHS; this is encoded by the coding sequence ATGAATAGCTTGCAATTAGCACATGAAATTGAAGTATTACCGCCCGAACTCCAGAAGCAGGTGTTTGACTTCGTAGCTTTCCTGAAGAAACAACAATTAAAGCAACAGGCGAACAAAAGAACCGTAGGCGAATATCGTGAAAAAATCCGAATTGCCGACGATTTTGACGAACCCTTGGGCGATGATTTTTGGCTGGGTCACTCATGA
- a CDS encoding UPF0175 family protein translates to MQIAIDLPNDFVNFQSVADIEKDMRLSYSLWLFKNAKVTITKAAELAHLDIYDFMAACKQNQVPVIDISQQELLDEVAGMQSV, encoded by the coding sequence ATGCAAATCGCCATCGACCTCCCCAATGATTTCGTCAACTTTCAATCCGTTGCCGACATCGAGAAAGACATGCGTTTGAGCTATTCATTATGGCTATTCAAAAACGCCAAGGTCACTATCACCAAGGCTGCGGAGCTGGCTCATCTGGATATTTACGACTTCATGGCAGCCTGTAAGCAAAACCAGGTGCCGGTCATCGACATCAGTCAGCAGGAATTACTGGATGAAGTTGCCGGGATGCAATCGGTATGA